A single window of Rhodococcus jostii RHA1 DNA harbors:
- a CDS encoding VTT domain-containing protein, with translation MIVQAASDSVTNLALLPGFLDPVNLLNSFGTWVLVGLLLVVFIESGLLFPLLPGDSLLFTAGLIAASKSTEIEPFAPIGVLLVLIPIAAILGDQVGFFIGSKGGTALFKNDDARFFKKKYIDESHAFFEKHGPITIILARFVPIVRTFAPVVAGASRMKYSLFLTYNIVGGVLWGAGVTLLGYLLGQIEFIRDNVDIIFLLIVFVSVLPIIVEVGKRVVRSRQSAGSTTEDAQPVTTPTDPTS, from the coding sequence GTGATTGTGCAGGCAGCATCGGATTCCGTGACCAACCTCGCGTTGTTGCCGGGATTCCTCGACCCGGTGAACCTCCTCAACTCCTTCGGCACGTGGGTGCTCGTCGGACTTCTCCTGGTCGTCTTCATCGAGTCGGGATTGCTGTTCCCCCTGCTCCCCGGCGACTCGCTTCTCTTCACCGCGGGACTCATCGCCGCGTCGAAGTCGACGGAGATCGAACCGTTCGCCCCCATCGGGGTGCTTCTGGTTCTGATCCCGATCGCCGCGATCCTCGGCGACCAGGTGGGCTTCTTCATCGGCAGCAAGGGCGGTACCGCCCTGTTCAAGAACGACGACGCGCGGTTCTTCAAGAAGAAGTACATCGACGAGTCGCACGCCTTCTTCGAGAAGCACGGCCCGATCACCATCATCCTTGCCCGGTTCGTTCCGATCGTGCGTACGTTCGCGCCGGTCGTCGCGGGTGCGTCGCGGATGAAGTACTCGCTGTTCCTGACGTACAACATCGTGGGCGGCGTCCTGTGGGGCGCCGGTGTCACACTGCTCGGCTACCTGCTCGGTCAGATCGAGTTCATCCGCGACAACGTCGACATCATCTTCCTGCTGATCGTCTTCGTGTCGGTCCTGCCGATCATCGTCGAGGTGGGCAAGCGCGTCGTGAGGTCCCGTCAGAGCGCGGGCTCCACGACCGAGGACGCGCAACCCGTCACCACCCCCACCGATCCGACGTCCTGA
- a CDS encoding helix-turn-helix transcriptional regulator: MRSSRLVEVMLRLEGSRGATAQQLADELGVSVRTVYRDVTALSAAGVPLWTESGPGGGIRLLDGWQSKLGGMTGAETSALMLLGVPSIADDLGLRDVAAAAQSKLLGALPVPLRAGAQLWRDRLYVDAPGWFDGPRDNGELPVVASSVLEGRRLGIRYRKGSRSAARTLDPLGLVAKAGVWYLVAQHRGRTLSYRVSRISDATVLKQASVRPDNFDLGAWWTASVAEFDRALLRFRCRVRLSPASWQRLPRVVGVEAARVEPGPPDGDGWVTVDLVLEAEDVALDQLTVLGGGVEVLEPHSLRESLRAVGDAIARRNG; encoded by the coding sequence ATGCGTTCGAGTCGGCTGGTCGAGGTGATGCTCCGTCTGGAGGGCAGTCGCGGGGCCACCGCGCAGCAACTCGCGGACGAACTCGGGGTCTCGGTCCGCACCGTGTATCGCGACGTCACGGCGTTGTCGGCGGCCGGTGTGCCGTTGTGGACGGAGAGCGGACCCGGTGGCGGAATCCGGTTGCTCGACGGCTGGCAGTCGAAACTCGGTGGCATGACGGGCGCGGAGACGTCCGCGTTGATGTTGCTCGGCGTCCCGTCGATCGCCGACGATCTCGGTCTTCGCGACGTCGCCGCTGCAGCGCAGTCGAAGCTGTTGGGGGCGTTGCCGGTCCCGTTGCGCGCAGGGGCTCAGCTGTGGCGGGATCGGCTCTACGTCGACGCCCCCGGTTGGTTCGACGGGCCACGCGACAACGGCGAGCTCCCGGTGGTGGCGTCCTCGGTGCTCGAGGGCCGGCGTCTCGGCATCCGCTACCGCAAGGGGAGCCGTTCGGCAGCACGAACTCTCGACCCTCTGGGGTTGGTGGCGAAGGCCGGTGTCTGGTATCTCGTTGCGCAGCATCGCGGACGGACGCTGTCGTATCGCGTGTCGCGGATCAGTGACGCGACCGTGCTGAAACAAGCGTCGGTGCGGCCCGACAACTTCGATCTGGGTGCGTGGTGGACGGCGTCGGTGGCCGAATTCGATCGTGCGCTCCTGCGATTCCGGTGCCGGGTGCGGCTCTCGCCCGCGTCGTGGCAACGGCTGCCCCGAGTGGTCGGTGTGGAGGCCGCACGGGTCGAACCCGGACCGCCGGACGGCGACGGCTGGGTGACCGTAGACCTGGTACTCGAGGCCGAGGACGTGGCGCTCGACCAGTTGACCGTTCTCGGCGGGGGAGTCGAGGTGCTCGAGCCGCACTCGTTGCGAGAATCGCTGCGTGCGGTGGGAGACGCGATCGCCCGCCGGAACGGCTGA
- a CDS encoding GTP-binding protein, with the protein MTVTRPLPVTVLSGFLGAGKTTLLNHLLANRDGRRVAVIVNDMSEVNIVPQALRAGGPPAALVAGQGHLDRTQEKLVELTNGCICCTLREDLVEAVARLAKEGRFDHLVIESTGISEPMPVAATFDWEFEGGLSLGSVAALDTMVTVVDASTFLGELAKGERLDDRNLEAGEGDERSISDLLVDQVEFADVILLNKTDLVSESAAGAAEATVRRLNPTARLLRTARGVVDPGEVLGTGRYNPEAAAELPGRAEELAGGHTPETEEYGIRSVTYRASRPFHPARLDQALGRFTGVLRSKGFCWIASRPDLAAVWSQAGPNLVIEPAQLWASADETPGQEIVFIGVRLDPDGPRRILDPALLTDDELASGSAAWVRFDDPLPAWEAVHRH; encoded by the coding sequence ATGACTGTCACCCGGCCACTCCCCGTCACCGTCCTGTCCGGCTTCCTCGGCGCGGGCAAGACCACCCTGCTCAACCACCTCCTCGCGAACCGGGACGGCCGGCGCGTCGCCGTCATCGTCAACGACATGAGCGAAGTGAACATCGTCCCCCAAGCACTTCGTGCAGGGGGTCCCCCAGCCGCCCTCGTCGCCGGGCAGGGACACCTGGACCGGACGCAGGAGAAACTCGTCGAGCTCACCAACGGCTGCATCTGCTGCACCCTGCGGGAAGACCTCGTCGAGGCCGTCGCGCGGCTGGCGAAGGAGGGCCGGTTCGACCATCTCGTCATCGAATCGACCGGCATCTCCGAACCGATGCCCGTCGCCGCCACGTTCGACTGGGAGTTCGAGGGCGGGCTCAGCCTCGGATCGGTGGCCGCCCTCGACACGATGGTGACGGTCGTGGACGCGTCGACGTTCCTCGGCGAGCTGGCCAAGGGCGAGCGACTCGACGACCGCAACCTCGAGGCGGGGGAGGGCGACGAGCGCAGCATCTCCGACCTGCTCGTCGACCAGGTGGAGTTCGCCGACGTCATCCTGCTGAACAAGACAGATCTGGTGAGCGAGAGTGCTGCCGGCGCGGCGGAAGCCACGGTGCGCAGGCTCAACCCCACCGCGAGACTGCTGCGCACCGCACGCGGCGTCGTGGATCCCGGCGAGGTTCTCGGGACGGGCCGGTACAACCCGGAGGCCGCCGCCGAGCTGCCCGGCCGGGCCGAGGAACTGGCAGGGGGCCACACCCCGGAGACCGAGGAATACGGCATCCGCAGCGTCACCTACCGGGCGTCGCGGCCGTTCCACCCCGCCCGGCTCGATCAGGCGCTGGGGCGGTTCACCGGCGTGCTCCGGAGCAAGGGGTTCTGCTGGATCGCCAGCCGCCCCGACCTCGCCGCCGTGTGGTCGCAGGCCGGCCCGAACCTGGTGATCGAGCCGGCCCAGCTGTGGGCGTCCGCGGACGAGACACCGGGGCAGGAGATCGTGTTCATCGGTGTCCGCCTCGACCCCGACGGTCCGCGGCGCATCCTGGACCCGGCGCTGCTCACCGACGACGAACTGGCGTCAGGATCGGCGGCGTGGGTGCGCTTCGACGACCCGCTGCCCGCGTGGGAAGCGGTGCATCGGCACTAG
- the fbaA gene encoding class II fructose-bisphosphate aldolase, producing MPIATPEVYAEMLGRAKEHSFAFPAINCTSSETINAAIKGFADAGSDGIIQFSTGGAEFGSGLGVKDMVTGAVALAEFAHVIAAKYDVTIALHTDHCPKDKLDTFVRPLLEISRQRVEAGRNPLFQSHMWDGSAVPIDENLEIAQELLAKAKAANIILEVEIGVVGGEEDGVEAEINDKLYTSPEDFEKTVDALGTGENGKYLLAATFGNVHGVYKPGNVKLRPEVLETGQKVAAAKLGLSDSSQPFDFVFHGGSGSLKSEIEAALNYGVVKMNVDTDTQYAFTRPIAGHMFSNYDGVLKVDGEVGNKKVYDPRSYLKKAEAGMAARVVEACNDLKSAGRSVSG from the coding sequence GTGCCAATCGCGACTCCCGAGGTCTACGCCGAGATGCTTGGTCGGGCCAAGGAGCACTCCTTTGCCTTCCCCGCCATCAACTGCACTTCTTCCGAAACCATCAACGCCGCCATCAAGGGCTTCGCGGACGCCGGTAGTGACGGCATCATCCAGTTCTCGACCGGTGGCGCCGAGTTCGGTTCGGGCCTGGGCGTCAAGGACATGGTGACCGGCGCGGTCGCACTCGCCGAGTTCGCACACGTGATCGCCGCGAAGTACGACGTCACGATCGCCCTGCACACCGACCACTGCCCCAAGGACAAGCTCGACACGTTCGTCCGGCCGCTGCTCGAGATCTCGAGGCAGCGCGTCGAGGCCGGCCGCAACCCGCTGTTCCAGTCCCACATGTGGGACGGGTCGGCTGTCCCGATCGACGAGAACCTGGAAATTGCCCAGGAGCTCCTCGCCAAGGCGAAGGCCGCCAACATCATCCTCGAGGTCGAGATCGGCGTCGTCGGTGGTGAAGAGGACGGCGTGGAAGCGGAGATCAACGACAAGCTCTACACCTCGCCCGAGGACTTCGAGAAGACCGTCGACGCGCTCGGCACCGGCGAGAACGGCAAGTACCTGCTCGCCGCCACGTTCGGCAACGTGCACGGCGTCTACAAGCCGGGCAACGTGAAGCTGCGTCCCGAGGTGCTCGAGACCGGCCAGAAGGTCGCCGCCGCCAAGCTGGGCCTGTCCGACAGCTCGCAGCCGTTCGACTTCGTCTTCCACGGCGGATCGGGCTCGCTGAAGTCGGAGATCGAGGCTGCGCTGAACTACGGCGTCGTGAAGATGAACGTCGACACGGACACCCAGTACGCGTTCACCCGCCCGATCGCGGGCCACATGTTCAGCAACTACGACGGCGTCCTGAAGGTCGACGGCGAGGTCGGCAACAAGAAGGTCTACGACCCGCGCAGCTACCTGAAGAAGGCCGAGGCCGGCATGGCGGCCCGCGTCGTCGAGGCCTGCAACGACCTCAAGTCCGCGGGGCGTTCCGTCTCCGGATAG
- a CDS encoding FUSC family protein → MSALPILQCAIAAGAAWWVATVVIGHPTPFFAPIAAVVSLGLSLGARLRRSVELVAGVTIGIGVGDLIVSVIGSGTWQITLVVMLAMSAAVLLNSGPIFSMQAGNSAVLVATLLPPGGTAGIDRMVDALTGGLVGIAVVALIPTHPVGRARKYAANILGTASEVMQLLADGLVANDDKPIEQALKKARATQASIDTLRTHLAGGREISRISPLYWNTRGRLERLTAAADPLDNALRNIRVLARRSLTLVRDDEILNPRLVDQVEKLAHALETLRQMALADPGQQPDQAEAARVLRSVASGLKPELVENAGLSATVVFAQIRSLTVDLLQVAGLKRISAIATLPPTVEKPAYRPEL, encoded by the coding sequence GTGTCGGCACTGCCCATCCTGCAGTGCGCGATCGCTGCCGGCGCCGCCTGGTGGGTGGCGACGGTGGTGATCGGTCACCCGACGCCGTTCTTCGCGCCGATCGCGGCGGTGGTGTCGCTGGGGCTGTCGCTCGGCGCCCGCCTGCGCCGTTCCGTCGAATTGGTGGCCGGTGTCACGATCGGGATCGGGGTCGGCGACCTCATCGTCTCCGTCATCGGGAGCGGTACCTGGCAGATCACTCTCGTCGTGATGCTGGCGATGTCCGCGGCCGTATTGCTGAACAGCGGACCGATCTTCTCGATGCAGGCGGGTAACTCCGCGGTGCTCGTGGCGACGCTGCTGCCACCCGGCGGCACCGCGGGCATCGACCGCATGGTGGACGCCTTGACCGGTGGTCTGGTGGGGATCGCCGTCGTCGCGCTGATTCCCACTCATCCCGTGGGGCGGGCGCGGAAGTACGCCGCGAACATTCTCGGGACCGCGTCCGAGGTGATGCAGCTGCTGGCCGACGGTCTGGTGGCCAACGACGACAAGCCCATCGAGCAGGCCCTCAAAAAGGCGCGGGCAACGCAGGCGTCCATCGACACGCTGCGGACCCACCTCGCGGGCGGCCGTGAGATCAGCCGAATCTCGCCGCTGTACTGGAACACCCGCGGCAGGCTCGAACGACTCACCGCGGCCGCGGACCCACTCGACAATGCGTTGCGCAACATCCGGGTTCTCGCGCGGCGTTCGCTCACGCTGGTGCGTGACGACGAGATTCTCAACCCACGGCTCGTCGACCAGGTGGAGAAACTCGCCCACGCCTTGGAGACCCTCCGGCAGATGGCGCTCGCCGACCCCGGGCAGCAACCCGATCAGGCGGAGGCGGCGCGGGTGCTGCGTTCGGTGGCGTCCGGATTGAAACCGGAACTGGTGGAGAACGCGGGCTTGTCGGCCACGGTCGTCTTCGCGCAGATCCGGTCGCTGACCGTCGACCTTCTGCAGGTCGCAGGGCTGAAACGCATCTCGGCTATCGCCACCCTGCCGCCGACCGTGGAGAAGCCGGCCTATCGTCCCGAGCTCTGA
- a CDS encoding DedA family protein yields the protein MVTTAAGSFGPLVSAGPALVWVVVLAFVFIECAVILGLFLPGDSMLITAGIVLANHASGSGHVWALSVGAMIAAICGNQVGYVIGHRTGNRILARKGGKYLNYANLHKVNVLLEKHGFWAVLIARWIPWVRTLCPLVAGAAKMNHTKYTIASTIGAIFWAPVLLLIGFYFGSFLDRVSWLMPAVLAGMVALLVIGTALGVWHYRQEMARPPEEVAVEEVLD from the coding sequence ATGGTCACCACGGCAGCAGGCAGCTTCGGGCCTCTCGTCTCGGCCGGCCCAGCGCTGGTCTGGGTCGTCGTCCTCGCGTTCGTGTTCATCGAGTGCGCGGTGATCCTGGGCCTGTTCCTGCCCGGCGACTCGATGCTGATCACCGCCGGAATCGTGCTGGCCAACCATGCGTCGGGCTCCGGCCACGTGTGGGCGTTGTCGGTCGGCGCGATGATCGCCGCCATCTGCGGAAACCAGGTGGGGTACGTCATCGGTCACCGCACCGGCAACCGCATCCTGGCCCGCAAGGGCGGGAAGTATCTCAACTACGCCAACCTCCACAAGGTCAACGTCCTGCTGGAGAAGCACGGCTTCTGGGCAGTGCTCATCGCCCGCTGGATTCCGTGGGTCCGCACCCTGTGCCCGCTGGTCGCCGGTGCGGCCAAGATGAACCACACCAAGTACACGATCGCGAGCACCATCGGCGCCATCTTCTGGGCACCTGTTCTGCTGCTCATCGGCTTCTACTTCGGCTCGTTCCTGGACCGGGTGTCGTGGCTGATGCCGGCCGTGCTCGCCGGGATGGTCGCGTTGCTGGTGATCGGCACCGCGCTCGGGGTGTGGCACTACCGGCAGGAGATGGCGCGGCCGCCTGAAGAAGTGGCCGTCGAAGAAGTACTCGACTAG
- a CDS encoding LLM class flavin-dependent oxidoreductase, with the protein MSDQQRQLSLNAFIYPAGHHESAWRHPLTTPERLYDVSYFQDIARTAEAAKLDAIFFADGPALRSDVEHGAAGALEPITLLTAIATATERIGLIATASTTYFEPYNLARLFASLDHISHGRAGWNIVTTGTDLAAANFGLASHPDHADRYARAREFVDATVKLWDSWEDDAILIDKAAGIYADPSKIHEINYVGRHLRVRGPFNAPRSPQGHPVLVQAGASNEGRAFAGQYAEAIFTAHQRLSDGQAFYADVKQRATQYGRNPEHVKILPGISPFLGDTEAEARDLEREFNELTSPEYGLAQLEGLTGSSVRHLELDAPVPAGLFGDAGDVTDNQQSRLQVIAGIVERENPTLRGLLHRLAGARGHRVVVGTPLQVADTIEEWFTQGAADGFNVMPPYYPRGLEVFAEKVVPILQERGLFRTEYSGTTLRDHFGLPRPESQYADASGAVAL; encoded by the coding sequence ATGTCAGATCAACAGCGGCAGCTGAGTCTCAACGCGTTCATCTACCCGGCCGGGCACCACGAGTCGGCGTGGCGCCACCCGCTCACGACGCCCGAGCGGCTGTACGACGTCTCCTACTTCCAGGACATCGCGCGGACCGCGGAAGCCGCGAAGCTGGACGCGATCTTCTTCGCCGACGGCCCGGCCCTGCGCAGCGACGTCGAGCACGGCGCCGCCGGAGCGCTCGAACCCATCACGCTGCTGACCGCCATCGCGACCGCCACCGAACGGATCGGTCTGATCGCGACCGCGTCCACGACGTACTTCGAGCCCTACAATCTGGCGCGGCTGTTCGCCTCCCTCGACCACATCTCCCACGGCCGGGCCGGCTGGAATATCGTGACCACCGGAACCGACCTGGCGGCCGCCAACTTCGGGCTGGCCAGCCACCCCGACCACGCCGACCGCTATGCGCGGGCGCGGGAGTTCGTCGACGCGACCGTCAAGCTGTGGGACAGCTGGGAAGACGACGCCATCCTGATCGACAAGGCCGCGGGCATCTACGCGGACCCGTCGAAGATCCACGAGATCAACTACGTGGGCCGCCACCTGCGGGTGCGGGGACCGTTCAACGCGCCACGCTCCCCGCAGGGCCACCCGGTGCTGGTGCAGGCGGGTGCGTCCAACGAGGGTCGCGCATTCGCGGGCCAGTACGCCGAGGCCATCTTCACCGCGCACCAGCGGCTGTCGGACGGGCAGGCGTTTTACGCGGACGTCAAACAGCGCGCGACGCAGTACGGTCGCAACCCTGAGCACGTGAAGATCCTGCCCGGTATCAGCCCGTTCCTCGGCGACACCGAGGCCGAGGCCCGCGACCTGGAACGCGAATTCAACGAACTCACGTCGCCCGAGTACGGGCTCGCCCAGCTCGAGGGCCTCACGGGTTCGAGCGTGCGACACCTCGAACTCGACGCCCCCGTGCCCGCCGGACTGTTCGGCGACGCCGGCGACGTCACGGACAACCAGCAGAGTCGCCTGCAGGTGATCGCCGGGATCGTCGAGCGGGAGAACCCGACTCTGCGTGGATTGCTGCACCGTCTCGCCGGTGCGCGCGGGCACCGGGTGGTCGTCGGGACGCCGCTGCAGGTGGCCGACACCATCGAGGAATGGTTCACGCAGGGCGCGGCCGACGGTTTCAACGTCATGCCGCCGTACTACCCGCGCGGTCTCGAGGTGTTCGCGGAGAAGGTGGTCCCGATCCTGCAGGAGCGTGGACTGTTCCGCACCGAGTACTCGGGCACCACACTGCGCGACCACTTCGGTTTGCCCCGCCCCGAGAGTCAGTACGCGGACGCGTCCGGCGCTGTCGCGTTGTAG
- a CDS encoding DUF3151 domain-containing protein — MTSFGDLLGPQPTLLPGDDEAESALLNHEDPASVAAAHPTASIAWAYLAEAALQADETIAAYAYARTGYHRGLDQLRRNGWKGFGPVPYSHEPNRGFLRCVAVLAKAAKAIGETDEYARCLDLLEDCDPRAAEALGVG; from the coding sequence ATGACGTCTTTCGGTGACCTTCTCGGACCACAGCCCACGCTGCTCCCCGGGGACGACGAGGCCGAGTCGGCCCTGTTGAACCACGAGGATCCGGCTTCCGTCGCAGCCGCCCATCCCACCGCATCCATCGCATGGGCCTACCTGGCCGAGGCGGCCCTCCAGGCCGACGAGACCATCGCGGCGTACGCCTATGCGCGCACCGGGTACCACCGTGGACTGGACCAGTTGCGTCGCAACGGGTGGAAGGGTTTCGGCCCGGTTCCGTACAGCCACGAACCCAACCGTGGTTTCCTCCGGTGCGTCGCCGTGCTGGCGAAGGCGGCGAAGGCGATCGGCGAAACGGACGAGTACGCGCGGTGCCTCGATCTGCTCGAGGACTGCGATCCCCGAGCCGCCGAAGCGCTTGGCGTCGGTTAA
- a CDS encoding alginate regulatory protein, whose translation MQDPKKDESTQKPAADTPSGPAAAGTTTGKGTGGADTTAKPAKTARPAAGAAPAAPKSPEPKPPQKKAPEKAAEKKADEPQPELPKPPAPRPRAEAPQAGANATAQPADKASEAATTAIPTQKGVPASGDAATVKMHRPPTTQNPAAQGQAKPPSDDETVAIPVTKPAVPATPPPPRPAAQANQPQNARPVPPPHAPPRPAPTPPKAAPQRVLPPQQSAPQRVAAAQQPAKRHGKAWLFAAIAAGVIVVAAIAVAGAVVYNNNQAENSPEAQVQGTIDTFVAALTQGDLATLRTSTCGSLAEYYQGISDQDFAEVHQVAVNQQNIPVVGGVDAVQITGDSAIAQVKAHTAANPGEQSWRTFNLEKVDGTWKICDPR comes from the coding sequence GTGCAGGACCCGAAGAAAGACGAATCGACTCAGAAGCCGGCCGCGGACACACCGTCCGGCCCGGCCGCGGCCGGCACTACCACCGGCAAGGGCACGGGTGGCGCCGACACGACCGCGAAGCCTGCGAAGACCGCGCGGCCCGCGGCGGGCGCAGCGCCCGCCGCACCGAAGTCGCCCGAGCCGAAGCCCCCGCAGAAGAAGGCGCCAGAGAAGGCAGCAGAGAAGAAGGCCGACGAGCCGCAGCCCGAACTGCCCAAGCCTCCCGCGCCACGCCCGCGAGCCGAGGCACCTCAGGCCGGCGCGAACGCCACCGCGCAACCCGCGGACAAGGCATCCGAGGCGGCCACCACCGCGATCCCGACGCAGAAGGGCGTGCCGGCCTCGGGCGACGCCGCGACGGTGAAGATGCACCGCCCACCCACCACACAGAACCCGGCGGCGCAGGGGCAGGCGAAACCGCCGTCCGACGACGAGACGGTCGCGATCCCGGTGACGAAGCCCGCGGTCCCGGCGACGCCGCCACCGCCCCGACCCGCCGCACAGGCGAACCAGCCTCAGAACGCGCGGCCCGTGCCGCCGCCGCACGCTCCCCCGCGGCCGGCGCCCACACCGCCGAAGGCCGCACCGCAGCGGGTGCTGCCGCCCCAGCAGAGCGCGCCGCAACGCGTCGCCGCGGCGCAGCAGCCCGCGAAGAGGCACGGCAAGGCGTGGCTGTTCGCCGCGATCGCCGCCGGCGTCATCGTCGTCGCCGCCATCGCGGTCGCCGGGGCGGTGGTCTACAACAACAACCAGGCCGAGAACTCACCCGAGGCGCAGGTGCAGGGAACGATCGACACGTTCGTCGCGGCGCTCACCCAGGGCGATCTGGCAACGCTGCGTACCAGCACCTGCGGCAGCCTCGCCGAGTACTACCAGGGCATCTCGGATCAGGATTTCGCCGAGGTCCACCAGGTCGCCGTGAACCAGCAGAACATTCCGGTGGTCGGCGGCGTCGACGCCGTGCAGATCACCGGCGACAGCGCCATCGCCCAGGTGAAGGCCCACACGGCCGCCAACCCCGGCGAGCAGTCGTGGCGCACGTTCAACCTCGAGAAGGTCGACGGCACCTGGAAGATCTGCGACCCCCGATAA
- a CDS encoding cation diffusion facilitator family transporter produces the protein MGVGHGHSHGHTQGSGEVGPSRGRIRRMVIALVILLAFLVLEVVVGLTVNSLSLLADAGHMLTDVVGMSMGLVALVLARKGSATAARTFGWHRAEVLTAMANAAMLLAVAVWVFYEAISRIGDAPELPGMALILTATVGLAANLVVMLMLRADSKDSLAVRGAYLEVLADAVGSVGVLIAGGVVLAFDWAYADIIVGVLISLWVVPRAMKLAAASLRILTQASPEDVDVESVQADLEALPGVTGVHDLHVWTLTTGMDVATVHLTTDADSSVVLESARTVLESHLLSHATVQVESTANGRHCAENVTW, from the coding sequence ATGGGAGTCGGTCACGGCCATTCGCACGGCCATACGCAAGGCAGCGGTGAGGTAGGCCCGTCGCGGGGGCGGATCCGCCGCATGGTGATCGCTCTCGTCATCCTCCTCGCATTCCTGGTTCTCGAGGTCGTCGTCGGTCTGACCGTCAACTCCCTGTCGCTGCTCGCCGACGCCGGGCACATGCTGACCGACGTCGTCGGAATGTCGATGGGGCTCGTCGCACTTGTCCTGGCACGCAAGGGCAGTGCCACCGCGGCCCGGACCTTCGGCTGGCATCGCGCCGAGGTGCTCACGGCCATGGCCAACGCAGCGATGCTGCTCGCCGTCGCGGTCTGGGTGTTCTACGAGGCGATCTCCCGCATCGGCGACGCCCCCGAACTTCCCGGCATGGCGCTGATCCTCACCGCAACCGTCGGACTCGCCGCGAACCTCGTGGTGATGCTGATGCTGCGCGCCGATTCCAAGGACAGCCTGGCAGTCCGCGGCGCCTACCTCGAAGTGCTCGCGGACGCCGTCGGCAGCGTCGGCGTCCTCATCGCCGGCGGCGTCGTGCTGGCGTTCGACTGGGCCTACGCCGACATCATCGTCGGTGTCCTCATCTCGCTGTGGGTGGTGCCGCGGGCGATGAAACTCGCCGCCGCGTCACTGCGCATCCTCACGCAGGCATCCCCCGAGGACGTCGATGTCGAATCGGTGCAGGCCGACCTCGAAGCGCTGCCAGGGGTCACCGGTGTGCACGACCTCCACGTGTGGACGCTCACGACGGGAATGGACGTGGCCACCGTCCACCTCACCACGGACGCCGACTCGTCCGTCGTCCTCGAATCGGCGCGGACCGTCCTCGAGAGCCACTTGCTCTCGCACGCGACAGTGCAGGTGGAATCCACCGCCAACGGACGCCACTGCGCCGAGAACGTCACCTGGTAG
- a CDS encoding pyridoxamine 5'-phosphate oxidase family protein produces the protein MTNWTQFETEAPDLAKAVAARFEAHKHHVLATLRKDGSPRVSGTEIEFYEGALLLGSMVGARKVQDLQRDPRFSLHSNPGHHTMEGGDAKLSGRAEEILGERKQQILAHYPDEIPEAEVFELGLDEVVLTTVDGDHLYVDLWRPGAEVTRFTK, from the coding sequence ATGACCAACTGGACGCAGTTCGAGACCGAAGCACCCGACCTCGCCAAGGCTGTCGCCGCACGCTTCGAGGCGCACAAGCACCACGTGCTGGCGACGCTCCGCAAGGACGGTTCCCCGAGGGTGAGCGGCACCGAGATCGAATTCTACGAAGGCGCGTTGCTACTCGGCTCGATGGTCGGTGCCCGCAAAGTGCAGGACCTGCAACGCGATCCGCGATTCTCTCTCCACAGCAACCCCGGTCACCACACGATGGAAGGCGGCGACGCCAAGCTCAGCGGCCGCGCAGAGGAGATTCTCGGGGAGCGGAAACAGCAGATCCTCGCGCACTACCCCGACGAGATCCCCGAGGCGGAGGTCTTCGAACTCGGCCTCGACGAGGTGGTGCTCACCACCGTCGACGGCGACCACCTGTACGTCGATCTGTGGCGGCCGGGTGCGGAGGTCACCCGGTTCACCAAGTGA